A genomic stretch from Brucella sp. BE17 includes:
- a CDS encoding TetR/AcrR family transcriptional regulator C-terminal ligand-binding domain-containing protein → MTTRSFSRRSIGPRRNPDTAAAILDAAADLLRRDGLKGLTTDAVAREARASKATLYRWWPNRGTLLLAVYQRLKDGHLDADTGSLTGDLRQTLRNLFAFWRGEGHVFALIIAEAQHDSAVAEVLADYRQERITAWEQVLHRASGRGEIILATNLNALAESILAHAWLYLMTGRLDADPDMLADRILKPFQLD, encoded by the coding sequence ATGACTACGCGAAGCTTCAGCCGCCGTTCGATCGGTCCGCGTCGAAATCCCGATACAGCGGCCGCTATCCTTGATGCTGCAGCCGACCTGTTGCGCCGTGATGGTCTGAAGGGCCTAACCACTGATGCCGTTGCCCGCGAGGCACGCGCCAGCAAAGCCACCCTCTACAGGTGGTGGCCGAACAGAGGAACTCTTTTGCTGGCCGTCTATCAACGATTGAAGGATGGGCATCTCGACGCAGACACGGGCAGCTTGACGGGGGACTTGCGTCAGACACTCCGCAATCTCTTTGCCTTCTGGCGAGGAGAAGGGCACGTGTTCGCGCTTATCATTGCCGAAGCGCAGCATGATTCGGCAGTTGCAGAAGTGTTGGCTGACTACCGGCAAGAACGGATCACTGCATGGGAGCAGGTATTGCACCGGGCATCGGGCCGGGGTGAGATCATACTGGCTACAAATCTGAATGCGTTGGCCGAATCCATTCTTGCCCATGCTTGGCTTTATCTGATGACAGGGCGTCTCGATGCCGATCCAGATATGCTTGCCGATCGGATCCTGAAACCTTTTCAGCTAGACTAG
- a CDS encoding IS5 family transposase (programmed frameshift): MSELLLFSEVQMRGIEPYFPLSHGIPRVDDRLILSGIIFVLRNGLRWRDAPREYGPHKTIYNRFIRWSRLGVFNRILAELTAKRGKLEQLMIDATHLKAHRTAASLLKKGMFPRRIGRTKGGLNSKLHAVCDDHGRPLILLLSEGQMSDYKGAAKMLPAFPKAKSLLADKGYDADWFRDALAARKITACIPSRANRKLAIPYDPVLYKKRHKIENMFGKLKDWRRIHTRYDPCAHAFFSSICFAAAVIFWLGFNES; this comes from the exons ATGAGTGAGTTACTGTTGTTTTCAGAGGTGCAGATGCGCGGCATCGAACCGTATTTTCCGCTGTCGCACGGCATTCCGCGCGTTGATGACCGTCTAATTTTGAGTGGCATCATCTTTGTTTTGCGCAATGGGCTGCGTTGGCGTGACGCACCGAGAGAATACGGTCCACACAAGACGATCTATAACCGTTTCATCCGGTGGAGTAGGCTGGGCGTGTTCAACCGCATTCTTGCCGAACTGACCGCCAAACGCGGTAAGCTCGAACAACTGATGATCGACGCCACCCACTTGAAAGCCCACCGTACCGCAGCCAGTCTGCTAAAAAAGGGGATGT TTCCCAGACGTATTGGGCGGACCAAAGGCGGGCTGAACTCTAAGCTGCATGCCGTCTGCGATGATCACGGTCGACCACTCATCCTGCTTCTGAGCGAAGGGCAGATGAGCGATTATAAAGGAGCGGCAAAGATGCTTCCCGCGTTTCCCAAGGCCAAATCCTTGTTGGCTGACAAGGGGTATGACGCCGACTGGTTTCGAGACGCCTTGGCAGCCCGTAAGATTACCGCGTGCATTCCATCTCGGGCAAACCGCAAACTCGCCATCCCGTATGACCCGGTGCTCTATAAAAAGCGCCACAAAATCGAAAACATGTTCGGCAAGCTTAAGGACTGGAGGAGAATTCATACACGATACGACCCATGCGCCCACGCATTCTTCTCAAGCATATGCTTCGCTGCAGCCGTGATCTTCTGGCTTGGATTTAACGAGTCCTGA
- a CDS encoding autotransporter domain-containing protein gives MNGELIIGELRGGILTIADGGSVRNEYAAISMGADGTVNVSGIGSTWRNNSNLYVGYTGRGTLNIVDGGSVESFFGTIGFSSESKGTVNVTGAGALWENTGGLTFGYFGHGTLTISDGGSVENSDGYLGHHPRSQGTVSVSGAGSTWNNNGNLFVGYEGTGTLTISDGGSVENSDGYLGRNPRSQGTVSVSGAGSTWNNTGTLFVGYEGTGTLTISDGGSVEASVGYIGDVSSPNGTVSVSGAGATWSNKGSLSVGHKGTGTLTISDGGSVEASVGYIGDVSDSNGTVSVSGAGATWNNTDTLFVGHYGTGTLTISDGGSVENSDGYLGRNPDSKGIVSVSGRGAKWNNTGTLFVGHYGTSTLTISNGGSVANSVGTIGNNPGSKGTVNVSGAGAIWKNTGSLTVGHHGTGTLIISDGGGVENSDGKIGFNPNSKSAVSVSGAGATWKNTGDLIVGESGSGSLDILDGASVENKGGIIAWAADVEGTVIVSGADATWKNTGNLTVGSDGTGTLTVANGGMVLAGNGGGGTVYLGYTGFGSGTLNIGTTMGEPAAAAGIVKAEDIVFGAGIAALTFNHSGITTFSTNLKSNAASTHIVNHIAGITTLTGDSSRFSGTTTVSGGKLLVGDASGNGVLGGAVNVAVDGTLGGGGALTGAVTVDGTLSAGNSPGTLTFRNDLTLKTGSTTVFEFNSPGVVGGSKNDLLVVNGALTLDGTLDAHVAAAGYYRLFDYDGTLSGSFADGKLTGIGGFAAVNPNNPDVRYDIPGQVNLSVMGANQTMQFWDGTGTTATGTADGGDGTWQSFATNWTDATGSANTGWGGSVGVFAGTAGTVNVQATQVFDTLHFSTDGYQIEGDGLAIGVAAGGSFNIDSGVTTSISSVIEDGAGNHVRKAGGGNLILSGNNTYTGGTHLLAGILSVASDQNLGAASGDLTFAGGTLATMSNFNSARLIDLHSEGGRFDVADATTLGLSGAITGDGNLIKQGEGTLVLTGTNAYGNTLVEAGKLTGSAGSISGDIANADTVVFDQAGDASFAGDISGLGMTDGHMIKDGGGRLILGGRSLLDWTVADGVLVTEAVRFGGDVGIDGIGAAFSFTDSGNAVYSGLISGTGNFSLDGVGTVLLTGDSSGFTGLTSINAGTLLVGDASGNGILGGSLDVRAGGTLGGAGAVGSGAGSVVRVASDGTLSPGNSIGTLTVDGDLVFEAGSHFVVEVNPQGGDSDLVSVAGNATLNGGAVAHIGANGAYDIRSTYTILSANGSLSGAFDDVTSDFAFLNPRLLYGYGAGTVALDLVRNDRDFASVASTRNQIATAIGIESIGFGAVHTVFDAIAQLPDDGDVIRASFDTLSGEIHASTKAALIEDSRFIRNAANERLRAAFGEAGASVTPVLAYGSGDTPVQVAADHGGPVFWSHGFASWGSTDGDDNAASKNRNTRGLLIGADTMVSDWRFGLLAGYSHSSFKVRDRSSSGSSENYHLGLYGATRWGNIALRTGAAYSWHDIDTSRGISIPGFTDNLSADYRGRTFQAFGELGYGMEMGDGLRFEPFANLAHVSLHTDGFHETGGEAALSGRSATTDVTFTTLGLRGEQAVKLGPMDTTFKGTIAWRHAYRDTPPESTHALSVGNAFTIAGVPIAGESAIIEAGLDLNLTPNATFGFSYAGQFAGSTRDHGVKANFNMRF, from the coding sequence TTGAATGGTGAGCTTATAATAGGCGAACTTCGCGGAGGTATTCTGACCATTGCCGACGGCGGCTCTGTCCGGAATGAATACGCTGCTATCTCCATGGGCGCCGACGGTACTGTCAATGTATCAGGTATAGGCTCAACATGGAGAAATAATTCCAATCTTTATGTGGGTTATACGGGCAGGGGAACGCTGAATATCGTCGATGGTGGGAGTGTCGAGAGTTTCTTTGGCACGATAGGGTTCAGTTCAGAATCCAAAGGTACTGTCAATGTGACGGGAGCAGGCGCATTATGGGAAAATACTGGCGGCCTAACATTTGGCTATTTCGGGCACGGCACACTGACGATTAGCGATGGCGGAAGTGTTGAAAACTCAGACGGTTATCTCGGCCACCATCCACGCTCCCAAGGTACTGTCAGCGTGTCAGGGGCAGGCTCAACGTGGAACAATAACGGTAACCTCTTTGTCGGTTATGAAGGTACCGGCACACTGACGATTAGCGATGGCGGAAGTGTTGAAAACTCAGACGGTTATCTCGGACGCAATCCACGCTCCCAAGGTACTGTCAGCGTGTCAGGGGCGGGCTCAACGTGGAACAATACCGGCACCCTCTTTGTCGGTTATGAAGGTACCGGCACACTGACGATTAGCGATGGCGGAAGTGTTGAGGCCTCTGTCGGCTATATCGGTGACGTCTCAAGTCCCAATGGCACTGTCAGCGTGTCAGGGGCAGGCGCAACGTGGAGCAATAAGGGTAGCCTCTCTGTCGGCCATAAAGGCACCGGCACACTGACGATTAGCGATGGCGGAAGTGTTGAGGCCTCTGTCGGCTATATCGGCGACGTCTCAGATTCCAATGGCACTGTCAGCGTGTCAGGGGCAGGCGCAACGTGGAACAATACCGACACCCTGTTTGTTGGCCATTACGGCACAGGCACTCTGACCATTAGCGACGGCGGAAGTGTTGAAAACTCAGACGGTTATCTCGGCCGCAATCCAGACTCTAAAGGTATTGTCAGCGTGTCAGGGCGAGGCGCAAAATGGAACAATACCGGCACCCTCTTTGTTGGCCATTACGGCACCAGCACCCTGACCATTAGCAATGGCGGAAGTGTTGCGAACTCAGTCGGCACGATTGGTAACAACCCAGGCTCCAAAGGTACTGTCAATGTGTCGGGAGCAGGTGCAATATGGAAAAATACTGGTAGCCTTACAGTTGGCCATCACGGCACCGGCACTCTGATCATTAGCGATGGCGGAGGTGTTGAAAATTCAGATGGCAAGATCGGCTTCAACCCAAATTCCAAAAGTGCTGTCAGCGTGTCAGGGGCAGGCGCAACATGGAAAAATACCGGTGACCTCATTGTTGGTGAAAGTGGATCGGGCTCGCTGGACATTCTCGATGGCGCAAGTGTTGAAAATAAAGGTGGCATTATTGCATGGGCAGCTGACGTCGAAGGAACTGTCATTGTCTCCGGAGCTGATGCAACATGGAAAAATACTGGCAATCTCACGGTCGGGAGTGATGGCACAGGAACGCTGACCGTTGCCAACGGTGGTATGGTTTTGGCAGGCAACGGAGGTGGAGGAACCGTTTATCTTGGATATACTGGTTTCGGAAGCGGCACTCTCAATATCGGCACGACTATGGGTGAACCGGCCGCGGCTGCCGGTATTGTGAAGGCGGAAGATATCGTTTTTGGGGCAGGTATTGCCGCACTCACTTTTAATCATAGTGGCATAACTACTTTTTCTACTAATCTAAAGAGCAATGCCGCAAGCACGCATATTGTTAATCACATTGCTGGTATAACGACACTCACTGGGGACAGTTCGCGCTTTTCGGGTACAACCACGGTATCGGGTGGCAAGCTACTGGTAGGCGATGCCTCGGGAAATGGCGTTCTTGGCGGGGCTGTCAATGTCGCTGTAGATGGGACGTTGGGCGGCGGGGGTGCGTTGACGGGTGCCGTCACCGTTGACGGTACGCTATCGGCCGGTAATAGTCCCGGTACACTGACCTTCCGCAATGACCTGACCCTTAAAACAGGATCGACTACCGTATTCGAGTTCAACAGCCCGGGCGTTGTCGGTGGTTCGAAGAACGACCTATTGGTCGTCAATGGCGCTCTCACACTTGACGGAACGCTGGATGCCCATGTTGCGGCAGCGGGCTATTATCGTTTGTTCGACTATGATGGCACTCTGTCCGGCTCATTCGCGGATGGAAAGCTAACCGGTATCGGTGGGTTTGCCGCCGTAAATCCTAACAATCCAGACGTCCGCTATGACATTCCGGGTCAGGTCAATCTGTCGGTTATGGGAGCCAACCAGACCATGCAGTTCTGGGACGGCACAGGAACAACGGCCACTGGCACGGCTGATGGGGGTGACGGCACATGGCAGTCCTTTGCGACCAACTGGACTGATGCAACTGGCAGTGCCAATACCGGCTGGGGCGGTTCGGTTGGTGTGTTTGCAGGCACTGCCGGAACGGTCAATGTTCAGGCCACACAGGTCTTCGATACACTACACTTCTCAACCGATGGCTACCAGATCGAAGGCGATGGTCTTGCCATCGGTGTTGCCGCAGGCGGCTCATTCAATATCGACAGTGGCGTCACGACAAGCATTTCTTCAGTTATCGAAGATGGCGCTGGTAATCATGTCCGCAAGGCTGGCGGTGGCAATCTGATCCTCTCGGGCAATAACACCTATACAGGTGGCACTCATCTTCTAGCTGGCATCCTCTCGGTGGCTTCCGATCAAAACCTCGGCGCTGCATCGGGCGACTTGACCTTTGCCGGCGGTACATTGGCAACGATGTCGAACTTCAACAGTGCTCGTCTTATTGATCTGCATAGCGAAGGCGGCCGGTTTGATGTCGCTGATGCAACAACTCTTGGCTTGTCGGGTGCAATCACCGGTGATGGCAACCTTATCAAGCAGGGGGAGGGTACGCTTGTCCTGACGGGGACCAATGCTTACGGCAATACACTCGTTGAAGCCGGTAAGCTGACCGGCAGCGCCGGTTCGATCTCGGGCGACATCGCCAATGCCGACACGGTCGTCTTCGATCAGGCAGGTGACGCCAGCTTTGCGGGGGATATCTCCGGACTTGGCATGACCGACGGACATATGATCAAGGACGGCGGAGGTAGGCTGATTTTGGGAGGCCGCTCGCTTCTCGACTGGACGGTTGCCGATGGCGTCCTTGTGACCGAAGCCGTTCGCTTTGGCGGCGATGTTGGAATCGACGGCATAGGTGCGGCGTTCAGCTTCACTGATAGCGGCAATGCCGTCTACAGCGGCTTGATCTCTGGCACAGGAAACTTCTCTCTTGATGGAGTTGGTACGGTTCTCCTGACTGGTGACAGTTCAGGCTTTACGGGCCTGACCAGCATCAATGCCGGAACCCTGCTGGTGGGTGATGCTTCAGGCAATGGTATTCTCGGCGGCTCGCTCGATGTGCGCGCTGGCGGTACACTTGGGGGGGCAGGAGCGGTCGGATCAGGGGCGGGCTCGGTGGTCAGGGTTGCCTCTGATGGTACACTCTCGCCCGGCAATTCAATTGGTACATTGACGGTTGATGGCGACCTCGTCTTCGAGGCTGGCTCGCATTTCGTCGTCGAAGTTAATCCGCAAGGCGGCGACAGCGATCTTGTATCGGTTGCCGGAAATGCCACGCTCAATGGCGGCGCGGTTGCTCACATAGGTGCCAATGGCGCATACGATATCCGATCGACCTATACGATCCTTTCTGCCAACGGCAGCCTCTCGGGTGCATTTGACGATGTCACCTCCGACTTCGCCTTCTTAAATCCCAGGCTGCTCTATGGTTATGGAGCGGGAACTGTTGCCCTCGACCTGGTACGTAATGATCGCGACTTCGCATCCGTTGCATCAACGCGTAATCAGATCGCAACCGCAATCGGGATCGAGAGTATTGGTTTTGGTGCGGTTCATACAGTCTTTGACGCGATCGCCCAATTGCCGGACGATGGCGACGTGATCCGCGCCAGCTTCGACACCTTGTCAGGGGAGATCCACGCCTCAACCAAGGCGGCCCTGATCGAGGACAGTCGCTTCATCCGCAATGCCGCGAACGAACGTCTGCGTGCAGCGTTCGGTGAGGCTGGCGCCTCTGTTACTCCAGTTCTGGCCTATGGCTCGGGTGATACGCCGGTTCAGGTTGCTGCTGATCATGGCGGTCCGGTCTTCTGGAGCCATGGTTTCGCCTCTTGGGGTTCGACCGACGGCGATGACAATGCGGCCTCAAAAAATCGCAATACCCGTGGTCTGTTAATCGGTGCTGACACCATGGTCAGTGACTGGCGTTTTGGCCTGCTGGCCGGTTACAGTCATTCCAGTTTCAAGGTGAGGGATCGCTCATCGTCAGGATCAAGCGAGAACTATCACCTTGGTCTTTATGGTGCCACCCGTTGGGGCAATATCGCTTTGCGTACAGGCGCGGCCTATAGCTGGCATGATATCGACACCAGCCGCGGCATAAGCATTCCAGGGTTCACCGACAATCTGAGCGCCGACTACCGGGGTCGAACCTTCCAGGCTTTCGGGGAACTAGGTTATGGCATGGAAATGGGAGATGGTCTGCGGTTCGAGCCGTTTGCCAATCTTGCTCATGTCAGCCTGCATACCGATGGCTTTCATGAAACCGGTGGCGAGGCAGCGCTGAGCGGACGCAGCGCCACGACAGACGTAACCTTCACCACGCTTGGCCTTCGGGGCGAGCAGGCGGTCAAGCTTGGCCCAATGGATACAACTTTCAAGGGCACGATAGCCTGGCGCCATGCCTATCGTGATACGCCGCCGGAAAGCACGCACGCCTTGTCTGTGGGCAATGCCTTCACTATCGCTGGCGTTCCGATCGCAGGTGAAAGTGCTATCATTGAAGCGGGGCTTGATCTCAACCTCACGCCAAACGCTACCTTTGGCTTCTCCTATGCTGGACAGTTCGCAGGTTCAACACGCGATCATGGGGTCAAAGCAAACTTCAACATGAGGTTTTGA
- a CDS encoding helix-turn-helix domain-containing protein, translating to MHDKKQFIARSVLDTNLLPLRDRVPLWRDSATSVWDVSRLTDETFYASVDAFHAGDLMFGTVKSSGQVTERVNARIAVDSLDYYMLQFYVSGKRSARSRGREQIAQQGDLLVVDMTQPLKTASTEYQSFDLVLPRRLFDPLLREPDAFGGLRIDADLPLVGLLRSHIRALFAAGPKMTYAEAIAMQEPTLALAAAALNGTITEEYAPRVRKAAWLAVRRYIEDGLVDFNMTADSVARHFGFSRATLYRIMEPVQGFANYLRQRRLMRSRQDLANPKLSHLSIGEIAYRWGFDPTPFSRLFSREFGQSPRDYRAVSLGKAGKRYESASEIEWSRWLAAM from the coding sequence ATGCACGATAAGAAACAGTTCATAGCCCGCTCGGTTCTCGATACCAATCTTCTGCCTTTACGTGACCGCGTACCTTTGTGGCGCGACAGCGCAACATCGGTTTGGGACGTCTCTAGACTGACTGATGAGACGTTTTATGCCAGTGTTGATGCGTTTCATGCTGGTGATCTCATGTTTGGAACGGTCAAGAGTTCGGGGCAAGTTACAGAGCGTGTCAATGCAAGGATCGCTGTCGACAGTCTCGATTATTACATGCTGCAGTTTTACGTCAGTGGAAAGCGAAGCGCACGATCCCGAGGACGCGAACAGATAGCACAGCAAGGCGACTTGCTGGTTGTCGATATGACCCAGCCACTCAAGACTGCTTCAACCGAATATCAAAGTTTTGATCTGGTCTTGCCACGTCGCCTGTTCGATCCCTTATTGCGTGAACCCGATGCCTTTGGGGGCTTGCGGATTGATGCTGATTTGCCCCTAGTAGGCCTTTTACGCAGTCATATTCGGGCACTTTTTGCCGCGGGTCCGAAAATGACGTATGCCGAAGCAATCGCCATGCAGGAGCCGACCCTGGCATTAGCTGCGGCTGCGCTGAACGGTACGATTACAGAGGAGTATGCGCCACGTGTCAGAAAAGCTGCGTGGCTGGCGGTTCGGCGATATATTGAAGACGGGCTCGTTGACTTTAATATGACAGCTGACAGTGTTGCGCGGCATTTCGGTTTTTCGCGCGCAACGCTCTACCGCATCATGGAGCCTGTTCAGGGCTTTGCAAACTATCTGCGCCAGCGCCGATTAATGCGCAGTCGGCAGGATTTGGCTAATCCAAAACTTAGTCATCTTTCCATCGGCGAGATTGCATACAGATGGGGTTTTGATCCGACTCCGTTCAGCAGACTATTTTCCCGGGAGTTCGGTCAATCACCGCGAGACTACCGAGCAGTATCTCTGGGAAAAGCAGGAAAGCGATACGAATCAGCTTCCGAGATCGAATGGAGTCGTTGGCTAGCTGCGATGTGA
- a CDS encoding transposase — MLVLVMGALLAPGKRTVTSCLRITGRADMTNFATYHQFLNRARWNPRLLAKHLLSIVVARLVPEGPVVIGMDDTIERRWGQRIAARGIYRDPIRSSHGHFVTASGLRWLSFMVLSPVP; from the coding sequence GTGCTCGTCCTTGTTATGGGAGCGCTTCTCGCACCAGGGAAACGAACGGTAACGTCATGCCTGCGGATCACTGGTCGAGCCGATATGACCAACTTTGCCACTTATCACCAGTTTCTCAACCGAGCTCGCTGGAACCCACGTTTGTTGGCAAAGCATCTGTTATCTATTGTTGTGGCACGGCTTGTGCCTGAAGGCCCGGTTGTCATTGGTATGGACGACACGATTGAACGACGGTGGGGTCAGCGCATTGCTGCTCGAGGTATATACCGAGACCCTATACGTTCCAGCCACGGTCATTTCGTCACGGCCAGCGGATTGCGGTGGCTGAGCTTTATGGTTCTTTCTCCGGTGCCCTAG
- a CDS encoding IS630 family transposase (programmed frameshift): MTRAFSDDLRSRVLAASRDGMSARSAAARFGIGISTAIAWIASARAAQLTPAKQGRRGGSRLDAHEDFIIRIIEEEKDITLNEMVLRLREDRAVSIGRSALDVWLRKRGLDFQKKTAHALEQERPDLLKRRQDWFDDQLDLDPARLVFIDETGLSTKMSRLRGRAPCGDRCRSPVPHGHWKTTTFTGALRLSGMTAPMVLDGAMNGVAFQAYVQQVLIPTLVPGDIVIMDNLPAHKAEGVRHAIEDAGCRLLYLPPYSPDFNPIEKAFAKLKAVLRAKAERTVDGLWNTVGQIVTLFEPQECANYFKSCGYDPQ, encoded by the exons ATGACCCGAGCTTTCAGTGATGATTTGCGTAGCCGCGTTCTGGCTGCGTCACGCGATGGCATGTCGGCGAGATCGGCGGCAGCCAGATTTGGAATTGGCATTTCAACGGCCATCGCCTGGATTGCCAGCGCACGGGCGGCCCAGTTGACGCCTGCCAAGCAGGGCCGACGCGGTGGTTCACGCCTCGATGCTCACGAGGACTTCATCATCCGCATAATCGAAGAGGAAAAGGATATCACGCTCAACGAGATGGTTCTGCGATTGCGCGAGGACAGAGCCGTATCGATCGGCCGCAGCGCGCTTGACGTCTGGCTGCGAAAGCGCG GGTTGGACTTTCAAAAAAAGACCGCGCATGCACTGGAGCAGGAGCGTCCTGACCTGCTGAAACGTCGTCAGGATTGGTTCGACGACCAACTCGATCTCGATCCGGCGCGGCTCGTCTTCATCGATGAAACCGGCCTGAGCACGAAGATGTCCCGGCTTCGTGGACGGGCCCCTTGCGGAGATAGATGCCGCTCACCGGTCCCGCACGGCCATTGGAAGACGACGACGTTTACCGGAGCCCTCAGGCTATCTGGAATGACCGCACCCATGGTTTTGGACGGCGCGATGAACGGGGTAGCATTCCAGGCCTATGTCCAGCAGGTTCTCATTCCAACCTTGGTGCCGGGCGACATCGTCATCATGGATAATCTGCCTGCACACAAAGCGGAAGGAGTACGTCACGCAATCGAAGACGCCGGATGCCGGTTGCTTTACCTTCCTCCATACAGTCCCGACTTCAACCCAATCGAGAAGGCATTCGCGAAGCTCAAGGCCGTCTTGCGCGCAAAAGCCGAGCGAACGGTCGACGGCTTATGGAATACCGTTGGCCAAATCGTTACGCTGTTCGAACCACAAGAATGCGCCAACTACTTCAAATCGTGCGGATATGACCCCCAGTAA
- a CDS encoding NAD(P)-dependent oxidoreductase has translation MKVHNTPAISGPVTFIGAGIMGLPMVRNLIKGGVSVRVFDLREEVRDALSAEGIEVAATLGEAANRQGTVITMLPDTPDVRSVVLGAGGLAELLPEGSLFIDMSSIAPAAEQEMGVALAARDIQMVDAPVSGGVVGAVNGTLSIMVGGSDDAFALAKPYLTCMGSSVLHAGALGSGQVFKMCNQLMVASHIQAMCEAFSLARAHGADLSLMSEVLRGGAAGSWMLDNLGPKVLAKDDSAGFRIDLQLKDLKLANEAAFHKGVPLPGLALATTLYLEARAHGEGTNGNQALFRTFDRMANQL, from the coding sequence ATGAAAGTACACAACACCCCCGCAATCAGTGGCCCGGTAACATTCATAGGCGCTGGAATTATGGGACTTCCCATGGTCCGCAATCTTATCAAGGGCGGTGTATCCGTGCGGGTTTTCGATTTGCGAGAGGAGGTTCGCGATGCTCTGAGCGCTGAGGGGATCGAAGTTGCGGCAACATTGGGCGAAGCCGCTAACCGGCAGGGTACTGTCATTACGATGCTGCCCGACACGCCGGATGTTCGTTCCGTTGTTCTTGGTGCCGGCGGTCTTGCGGAACTGCTCCCGGAGGGATCGCTCTTCATTGATATGAGTTCGATCGCTCCCGCAGCAGAGCAGGAAATGGGCGTAGCCCTTGCCGCGCGTGACATCCAGATGGTTGATGCGCCGGTCAGCGGCGGTGTCGTGGGCGCGGTCAATGGTACATTGTCCATTATGGTCGGTGGTAGCGATGACGCTTTCGCGCTTGCCAAACCTTATCTCACTTGCATGGGGTCCAGCGTCCTGCATGCCGGTGCGCTTGGCAGCGGTCAGGTCTTTAAAATGTGCAACCAGTTGATGGTTGCCTCACATATTCAGGCGATGTGCGAAGCCTTTTCCCTTGCGCGTGCGCATGGAGCAGATCTGTCACTCATGAGCGAAGTCCTGCGTGGCGGTGCTGCCGGATCATGGATGCTCGACAATCTCGGTCCCAAGGTTCTGGCCAAGGACGACAGTGCCGGGTTCCGCATTGATTTGCAGCTCAAGGACCTCAAGCTCGCAAATGAAGCAGCCTTTCACAAGGGCGTGCCGTTGCCGGGTCTTGCCTTGGCCACAACACTTTATCTCGAAGCGAGAGCTCATGGCGAGGGCACCAACGGCAATCAGGCGCTGTTTCGAACCTTCGACCGGATGGCCAATCAATTGTGA
- a CDS encoding transporter substrate-binding domain-containing protein — translation MKFTKTLSLIGIAGAIFAASIATTSADTLESITAAGKIRIATDLAIPPSGMLDANLKPIGSDVETAELLAKDWGLQLEFVQTTGATRIPNLQTNKADIAISTLSVTPERAQVIDFSTPYAGLESVVAAPAASPIKDWADLKGKVISVTRGTTQDSALTKIASEKGFSVARYEDDATLVTAAVSGQAAAVATSATLVKQIKAKDPKKAFEPKVTIQVFNLAIGVRKNEDALLAKLNDWVKTNLKNGKLNDIYQKYHGTPLPKEIIDVQ, via the coding sequence ATGAAATTCACTAAAACGCTTTCATTGATTGGTATTGCCGGTGCCATATTCGCCGCTTCTATCGCGACGACGTCGGCAGATACGCTGGAAAGTATTACCGCAGCAGGCAAGATCAGGATTGCGACGGATCTTGCAATTCCGCCTTCGGGAATGCTCGACGCCAATCTGAAGCCGATTGGCTCCGACGTCGAGACCGCCGAGCTTCTTGCAAAGGATTGGGGGTTGCAGCTTGAATTCGTGCAGACGACGGGTGCTACACGGATTCCAAATCTTCAGACAAACAAGGCTGATATTGCGATTTCGACGCTCTCGGTGACGCCGGAACGTGCGCAAGTTATCGATTTCTCAACGCCCTATGCTGGACTTGAATCGGTCGTCGCGGCGCCTGCGGCCTCACCGATAAAGGACTGGGCCGATCTTAAAGGCAAGGTAATCTCGGTCACGCGCGGCACCACGCAAGATAGTGCATTGACGAAAATAGCCTCGGAAAAAGGCTTTAGCGTTGCACGCTATGAGGATGACGCGACCCTGGTCACGGCTGCTGTGTCCGGGCAGGCGGCTGCGGTTGCGACATCCGCCACGCTTGTGAAACAGATCAAGGCGAAAGACCCGAAGAAGGCTTTTGAGCCGAAAGTGACCATTCAGGTGTTTAACCTCGCCATCGGTGTGCGCAAGAATGAAGATGCCCTGCTTGCGAAGCTGAATGACTGGGTGAAGACCAATCTGAAAAATGGCAAGCTGAATGATATCTACCAGAAATACCATGGCACGCCATTGCCAAAGGAAATCATCGACGTCCAGTAA